One genomic segment of Rivularia sp. PCC 7116 includes these proteins:
- the dnaA gene encoding chromosomal replication initiator protein DnaA, producing MSDKIENLWSQVLERLQLELSRPTFETWIKTAIAEKLENNCLVIRTPNPFARNWLQKYYIKTIASVVQDIVGHPVGIYFTVTSGDNAVNKESEAKVELPPVTNIPSNIGTNGQKTSILNLKYVFSRFVVGANNRLAHAASLAVAESPGKEFNPLFLYGGVGLGKTHLMQAIGNYRLEIFPSAKIFYVSTEQFTNDVISAIRNDSRQSLQEHYRAADVLLVDDIQFIEGKESTQEEFFHTFNTLYQEGKQVVIASDRPPNQIPRLQERLSSRFSMGLIADIQAPDLETRMAILQKKAEYENLNLPKDVIEYIASNYTSNIRELEGALIRAMAYISIWGLPMTVENIGSVLQPQAEKVEATPVAILSIVADTFNVSIEDLKSNSRRREISWARQIGMFLMRQHTDLSLPRIGEEFGGKDHTTVIYSCEKIAQLKQTDHSLGQTLRQLGDRIGMKNSK from the coding sequence ATGTCTGACAAGATAGAAAATTTATGGTCTCAAGTATTGGAGCGCTTGCAGTTAGAACTTTCGCGTCCCACCTTTGAAACTTGGATAAAAACAGCGATCGCCGAAAAATTGGAAAATAACTGTTTGGTAATTCGTACTCCGAATCCCTTTGCTCGCAATTGGTTACAAAAGTATTACATAAAAACTATTGCGTCGGTAGTCCAGGATATTGTTGGTCATCCAGTAGGTATTTATTTTACGGTCACAAGCGGTGATAATGCAGTCAATAAAGAAAGTGAAGCGAAGGTTGAATTGCCTCCAGTAACAAATATTCCGAGTAATATCGGTACAAACGGACAAAAAACATCGATTTTAAATTTAAAGTATGTATTTTCCCGTTTTGTAGTGGGTGCAAACAATCGCTTAGCTCATGCTGCTTCTTTAGCCGTAGCGGAATCTCCTGGGAAGGAATTTAATCCTTTGTTTTTGTATGGTGGTGTAGGATTGGGGAAAACCCACCTAATGCAGGCTATAGGTAATTATCGCTTAGAAATTTTCCCTTCAGCAAAAATATTTTATGTTTCTACCGAACAGTTTACCAATGACGTAATTAGCGCCATTCGGAATGATAGCAGACAAAGCCTTCAAGAACATTACAGAGCAGCAGATGTACTATTAGTAGATGACATTCAGTTTATTGAAGGCAAAGAATCAACTCAGGAGGAATTTTTCCATACCTTCAACACCTTATATCAAGAAGGTAAACAAGTCGTTATTGCCTCAGATCGTCCCCCGAATCAAATACCTCGTCTTCAAGAAAGATTATCTTCACGTTTCTCTATGGGATTAATTGCCGATATTCAGGCACCAGATTTAGAAACTAGAATGGCTATTCTGCAAAAAAAAGCTGAATACGAAAATCTCAATTTGCCTAAAGATGTTATAGAGTACATTGCTTCTAACTACACTTCTAATATTCGAGAATTAGAAGGAGCATTAATTAGAGCTATGGCATATATTTCTATCTGGGGTTTACCGATGACAGTAGAAAATATTGGTTCGGTTTTACAACCGCAAGCTGAAAAGGTAGAAGCAACTCCAGTAGCAATTTTAAGCATAGTAGCCGATACATTTAATGTGTCTATTGAAGACCTCAAAAGTAATTCGCGACGACGGGAAATTAGCTGGGCGCGACAAATAGGGATGTTTCTGATGAGACAACATACGGATTTAAGTTTGCCTAGAATCGGTGAAGAATTTGGTGGTAAAGACCATACTACTGTTATATACAGTTGTGAAAAAATTGCCCAATTGAAGCAAACAGACCATAGCTTGGGGCAAACTCTCCGTCAATTAGGCGATCGCATTGGTATGAAAAATTCTAAATAG